aactgcttgcacttgccgttctgcgggccttcggcttgggtccccaaccaaggccttttgagtagcctggtcgtctacccaacacctgatcacatatctcatcctcaaagagtggctgactaccctctggggtaggctgggattggagttccagcatttgattctgcaacaaatttaaaaattatgttaggtaatgcgcaaaaatatataataaaagtggataattaataagggtataacttacatgcgcatcctcggcagcctgcgacacgaatgtcccagctcgaacgtgtgtttcccggaacaattccacacgatcgaccggctgccctcttctttcagcgagctcatactgtcgttgtagaaacgacttggacccgctactatgattgtaaggctgcttctgtctagcagccttgtttgtccgtgattgctcctgcattaaaacaattatattgtttatttcttatacatattaaaacttgttatcataattaatcatgacaaatacctggaatgcacggctgatataatggtcgcaaaggaagtgccaatcctcatcacgtccaaccaatgcgtttggtgggttggcacgagcctcctccgggtcactgtactttttgaaatgtctatgacagtcggcccgaaactctttaaaggtcgtgagcatctgatgctcaacaaacctgttcattgcatgatcattgaaatcaagcacaaacaatcgctgcacattacaaacataacacattagattggttaaagttagatatgtttcaaatgaaatcatatacaaatgtgtagtgcatttaattacctggaggtcgcccttgacgacctcaatgtattctctcccaacgtccgcccacttaagacagcggacgggaaatgtctttcgcacgcacacgcctatcgcctggctgaagcgaacggcgtgtggagaaataggcttctccgctccaggggcgatcgtcatcgaaATGCGCTctaacttaaccaaaaaattcaacgacgaaaattcagaacaaccggggtacaactcattacgtgcttgattcaataagtcctgaaatatattatttgttgtatcttcatctatatttaccccaacattcatcgccatttcatcttccaaacgaaattcctctatttcctcttcatgttcaataggggcttgtaaatcatttagcataccaaagatatcaccttcttcattaaattgtgtactactagttccttcattaaaaggattactactagttccttcctcaaagttttctgtacctctatagcttaatgactctccatgatacacccattctgtgtagtagggggatattcctaTAGTCAGCAGATGTctttccacaccctctaatgagctcaaatttaaattcaaacatctcttgcatggacacctcaatcgtccgtaagcatcaacgtgaaatttggcaaattctaaaaattgggtcactccatgtctatactcaagggataacttatttctaagtttcatccaacccttatccataactgcaggatagccaacacaacctaattattaacaacacaatacttcaaaatatcttcacatcctacaaacccctccaaactacaaaggctaccataactgcaggatagccaacacaacctaattattaacaacaaaatacttcaagctatcctaactaccaccccttgataccagcaaattcaaaacaaaaaaggctaccacaactgcaggatagccatcccaaacataaacaaattcaaaacaaaaaaggctaccataactgcaggatagccatcccaaacataaacaaattcaaaacaaaaaaggctaccataactgcaggatagccatcccaaacataaacaaattcagaacaaaaaagctaccataactgcaggatagcaaaaacaaatcttaacacacatattacattcccaattcaatttaactattaactcccccccctccaatttcaatttttcattcaactataaattcccctctcccccccccccccccaatctcaattttcaatttaacttaaaccccctccctccaattcaattttaaatttaactattaactccactccccccccccctctccaatttcaattttccattcaactataaattcccctccccccccccaatttcaattttcaattttcaattttcaattcaaatataaaccccctcccaattcaattttcaatttaacaataaacccctcccccaattcaacccccattcaattttattcaattttctaaaccaaaaatcctaaaccatacaaatttcaaatttcaattcaactacaaattacacacactctatacaaaaatacatttaacaaacaaaaatctattccaaaagaaaaatcctaaactaattttcataaaaaataaccctaaactaatttttatcaaaaaaaccctaaaacataaacttaaactaaataaatttacatatttcacttacctaaagtggcagacgacaacgaggaacaacggcgagggcGGTCGGTGACGGACGGCGGTGGaacaaaaagaaatttgaaCGACGGCGactcttctcctttctttttctcctcctctcggtttcggttctgtaattcacagaactgaaacgaatttaaaggggatttcccgacgcagtgacgtggcgtcggAACATCCCTCAAAATGcatcgg
This region of Cucumis melo cultivar AY chromosome 7, USDA_Cmelo_AY_1.0, whole genome shotgun sequence genomic DNA includes:
- the LOC127150153 gene encoding uncharacterized protein LOC127150153, producing MTIAPGAEKPISPHAVRFSQAIGVCVRKTFPVRCLKWADVGREYIEVVKGDLQRLFVLDFNDHAMNRFVEHQMLTTFKEFRADCHRHFKKYSDPEEARANPPNALVGRDEDWHFLCDHYISRAFQEQSRTNKAARQKQPYNHSSGSKSFLQRQYELAERRGQPVDRVELFRETHVRAGTFVSQAAEDAHNQMLELQSQPTPEGSQPLFEDEICDQVLGRRPGYSKGLGWGPKPKARRTASASSSSTSCSQSTQKEIELQAKLHEALERIEVQYRNHQALASQVEAMKKMIEDLTRAQQGPPHDP